A genomic stretch from Candidatus Neomarinimicrobiota bacterium includes:
- a CDS encoding S8 family serine peptidase codes for MSKIILTLIISVNFCLGGAPLFVENQLIVRFDQVLTATDIEIILLDTPLKTTRQISRPLNLWLLQVDLAKIQLHQARRFVEAIPEVLYVQYDHYLSERLEPDDPSYGVQWNFENTGQSGGTEDADIDAADAWEITTGGTTILGREIVAGIVDGGCDMIHPDLLANFWSNPADTAGNGIDDDENGWVDDSLGWNVYGNNGDIPVSSHGTHVAGIVGAHSNNANQVAGVNWNVKLMIVAGASTTTATALTAYSYIWEQKLIWIGSEGARGAFVVTANSSFGLNYGDCDSVDYPAWNDMYNNMGEAGILSVAATANANINVDVSGDLPTSCDSPYLITVTNTNRYDQKASSGYGAESIDLGAPGSSILSTNSNQGTTYKSGTSMSAPHVAGAIALMHAAASPELAQYYEEQPGLAAHIFKSMVLTSVDTLASLQGITVSEGRLNLHQAVQRAASWTASANGDLNLDDLVNIQDVIVMVNLILGLIETTPELLAAADLNYDTQVTVQDLIFIIDIIIQ; via the coding sequence ATCAGGTACTTACTGCCACCGATATTGAGATTATCCTTTTAGATACTCCTCTGAAAACAACAAGACAGATCAGCCGACCCCTGAACCTGTGGCTCTTGCAGGTCGATCTTGCTAAGATACAGTTACATCAAGCACGGCGTTTCGTGGAAGCTATCCCTGAAGTGCTCTATGTTCAGTATGATCATTATCTAAGTGAACGTTTAGAACCGGATGATCCTTCTTATGGTGTACAATGGAATTTTGAAAACACGGGTCAGTCCGGTGGAACAGAAGATGCTGATATTGATGCAGCGGATGCCTGGGAGATCACTACCGGGGGCACAACCATACTTGGTCGGGAGATCGTCGCCGGGATTGTGGATGGAGGTTGTGACATGATTCATCCTGATCTGTTGGCCAATTTCTGGTCAAACCCAGCTGACACTGCAGGTAACGGAATTGATGACGACGAAAATGGTTGGGTCGATGATTCACTGGGCTGGAATGTGTATGGGAACAATGGAGATATCCCGGTAAGCAGTCATGGGACTCACGTTGCTGGGATCGTTGGTGCCCATTCAAACAATGCCAATCAAGTTGCCGGTGTGAATTGGAATGTAAAACTGATGATTGTTGCCGGAGCCAGTACCACCACTGCAACAGCACTAACAGCCTATTCGTATATATGGGAACAGAAATTGATCTGGATCGGATCCGAAGGAGCCAGGGGAGCCTTCGTTGTTACGGCAAATTCCAGTTTTGGTCTTAACTATGGTGATTGCGATTCAGTTGATTATCCAGCATGGAATGATATGTATAACAACATGGGTGAAGCCGGTATTCTCTCAGTTGCAGCCACTGCTAATGCCAATATAAATGTTGATGTATCCGGTGACTTGCCCACCAGTTGTGATAGTCCCTATCTGATAACGGTGACAAACACCAATAGGTATGACCAGAAAGCCTCATCAGGGTACGGTGCTGAATCTATTGATCTGGGTGCACCTGGTTCAAGTATTCTCTCAACCAACTCAAATCAGGGTACGACCTATAAATCAGGCACATCAATGTCAGCGCCACACGTGGCTGGAGCGATCGCGTTAATGCATGCAGCAGCCAGTCCGGAGTTAGCTCAATATTATGAAGAACAGCCCGGTTTAGCTGCGCACATATTTAAATCCATGGTCCTGACCTCGGTTGATACATTGGCCTCCCTGCAGGGGATCACGGTATCTGAGGGTCGCTTAAACCTGCATCAGGCAGTTCAACGTGCTGCTTCATGGACAGCGAGTGCCAATGGAGATCTGAATTTGGATGACCTGGTGAATATTCAGGATGTTATTGTAATGGTGAATCTGATTTTGGGATTGATCGAAACCACACCTGAATTACTGGCAGCCGCTGATCTTAATTATGATACTCAGGTTACGGTTCAGGATTTGATATTTATTATTGATATCATTATTCAGTAA